GACTAGTCTATTGTCGCCGTCCGACCCGTGCTGCTTAGGTCGCCCTAACTAGCTCGACGTCAAGATACTTGCTCGACCCGTGGGCAAACCAGGTGGGTGGCGGCGGTGGTACCGGTGAGCGCCGTACTTTCTGTCGAGCGCCGCCGCCATATCAGCGGCGTTCGGAGGTTTCTGCGGCGCTCGCGTCCGCAGCGCAGGCATTCCGACGTGGGCGCGGCGTTACCGGCCGAGCGAGCCCGCCGCGGCGCCAGCGCTCGGCCGAAAACGGCGCGCTCGCGCCTGAGGGCAGGCCCACCCTCGGGCGCAGGCACCCCCTTGGTGGGCGGGCCCGCGCTCAGGAAACGCGCACGGCCTTGCGCGCGACGACGGACTCGTAATGGCCGACCAGTTCGCCGCAGACGGACGCCCACGTCTTGCCCAGCACGCCACGGCGACCGGCCTCGCCCATCCGGGCACGCATGGCCTCATCCTGAACCAGGGTCTCCACCTGGCTGCGCAGCATCCGGTCGTCGTCCGGGTCGAACAGGAAGCCGGTCCAGCCGGAGTCAACCAGGTCGATCGGGCCACCGGCGCGCGGCGCGATCACCGGGATGCCGCTGGCGTGGGCCTCCTGGATGGTCTGGCCGAAGGTCTCCTCGGTGCCGGTGTGCACGAACAGGTCGAAGCTCGCGTATGCGGCAGCGAGCTGGCGGCCGCCGAGCGGTCCGAGGTAGCTGACCGGCATTCCGGCGAGGGCGCGTCGCACCGACGGCATCGACGGGCCGTCTCCGACGAGCGCCAGGCGCACCCCGGGTAGGCCGCGCAGCGTGCGCAGCCGTTCGATCTGCTTCTCTGGGGCGAACCGGCCGACGTAGCCGATCACGACCTCGCCGTGCGGGGCGAGCTGGTCGCGCAACTGGATGGTGTCGGCGTCGAGCCGGTTGTTCGGGTGGTAGGTGGCGACATCCACCCCGCGTCCCCAGCGGGAGAGTCGGGGAACGCCGGCGCGCTCGAGGTCGGCCATCGACGACGTCGAGGGGGCGAGGGTCAGGTCGGCGCCGTCGTGGATCCAGCGCACCACTCGCCAGGCGAACTTGGTGGCGGCGGCCAGTTTGTTGCGGCGGGCGTAGCCGGCGACATCCGTCTGGAAAATTGCCACAGACGGGATGCCGAGACGCCGACCCGCGGCGATCGCCTGCGCACCCAGCAGGAACGGTGATGCGGCGTGGATGACGTCTGGGGCGAAGTCGGCGATCAGTCGTTGCACGTGCACGCTCGGCAGTCCCACCGGGAACTGGCGGTAGGCGATCGCCGGGACCTCGTGCACGGGGAAGCCGGCGTACGAGGCGGGGGCGCCCGCTGCGGGGACGATCACGATCGCCTCGTGCCCTTCGGCCTGCAGGTGATCGAGCACCTTGCGCACACTCGTGGTCACGCCATTGAGGGTGGGGAGAAAACTTTCGCTGACGACGACCACGCGCATTGCGTTCCTCGATCCACTCGGCTTCGCCACTCACGATTCCGAGCCAGGGTGACAGCCGGGTGAACCCCACTTGAACGGCCGTGGTGCAGTGGGCGACGGTTCTCACCCGCAATCGCCGGAGCACGGGCGGGCGTGCAGGATCAACTGGATAGGCTGGAGCCCATGACCGACGCGCCCGGACTCGACCGTTTCTACAGTGTTATCCCCGCCGGCGGCATCGGCTCCCGGCTGTGGCCGCTGTCACGGGCCGACGCCCCCAAGTTCCTGCACGACCTCACCGGGTCGGGGCAGAGCCTGGTGCGCGACACCTGGGACCGTCTCGGCCCGCTGTCGGGGGAGCAGCGCATCATGGTGGTCACCGGGCGCGCCCACCGCGCCGCCGTGGAGAAGCAGATTCCGGCCCTCGCCGACCAGAACGTCGTGCTCGAGAGCGAACCGCGCGACTCCAGCGCCGCGATCGGGCTCGCCGCCGCGATCCTGGAGAAACGGGAACCGGGTGTGATCATCGGCTCGTTCGCCGCTGACCACGTGATCCGCGACACCCGCGGGTTCCGTCGCGCGGCGATCGAGGCCATCGCCGCGGCCGATGCCGGGTACATCGCCACGATCGGCATCACCCCGACCGAACCGGCGATCGGATTCGGCTACATCCACTGCGGCGCCCCGCTTCAGATCGACGGCGC
This Salinibacterium sp. ZJ450 DNA region includes the following protein-coding sequences:
- a CDS encoding glycosyltransferase family 1 protein; translation: MRVVVVSESFLPTLNGVTTSVRKVLDHLQAEGHEAIVIVPAAGAPASYAGFPVHEVPAIAYRQFPVGLPSVHVQRLIADFAPDVIHAASPFLLGAQAIAAGRRLGIPSVAIFQTDVAGYARRNKLAAATKFAWRVVRWIHDGADLTLAPSTSSMADLERAGVPRLSRWGRGVDVATYHPNNRLDADTIQLRDQLAPHGEVVIGYVGRFAPEKQIERLRTLRGLPGVRLALVGDGPSMPSVRRALAGMPVSYLGPLGGRQLAAAYASFDLFVHTGTEETFGQTIQEAHASGIPVIAPRAGGPIDLVDSGWTGFLFDPDDDRMLRSQVETLVQDEAMRARMGEAGRRGVLGKTWASVCGELVGHYESVVARKAVRVS